In the genome of Pseudomonas sp. LBUM920, one region contains:
- the ligB gene encoding NAD-dependent DNA ligase LigB, whose protein sequence is MMRLLIALLLSALPFLVWAEDCPEDARSQVGALARQITLWDDSYHRLGQSPVSDELYDQARHRLDHWRTCFPKNGLTADKPLASSRGTRPHPVAHTGLEKLLDEQAVDEWLKTRQDVWIQPKVDGVAVTLVYRQGRLSRLISRGDGRFGQDWSTAARRIPGIVQQLPEPIDLVLQGELYWRLDAHVQAKQGGLNARSKMAGLMNRLQLSDTDAAGIGLFVWAWPDGPTDFNERLTTLSRWGFTDSHRYSQRIQNIAEASHWRSYWYNHPLPFASDGVVLHQAVHAPGKRWQASAPYWAVAWKYPAAKALALVRNVRFNIGRTGRITPILELEPVRLDDRHIHRVSVGSLKRWQVLDIRPGDQVSISLAGHVIPRLEHVILRNENRVEVRVPDARNFHALSCWQLDPGCEEQLLARLTWLSGNQGLAMPHIGRETWNILIQAGLIAGILDWLTLDAAELANIDGFGERSRARVLDSIQNARQRPFAQWLKALGVPPSARNDLDGGWQTLAARDTQAWLATDGIGPGRAAQLSAFFRDPQVQALAQTLREAGIDGF, encoded by the coding sequence ATGATGCGTTTATTGATTGCTCTGTTACTCAGTGCCTTGCCCTTTCTGGTGTGGGCAGAAGACTGTCCCGAGGACGCCCGATCACAGGTCGGCGCGCTGGCCAGGCAGATCACGCTGTGGGATGACAGCTACCACCGGCTCGGCCAATCCCCGGTGAGCGATGAGCTCTACGATCAGGCGCGCCACCGCCTGGACCACTGGCGAACGTGTTTCCCCAAAAACGGCCTGACGGCTGACAAGCCACTCGCGAGTTCGCGGGGCACGCGGCCTCACCCGGTCGCGCATACCGGCCTTGAAAAGTTACTGGATGAGCAGGCTGTCGACGAATGGCTCAAGACGCGGCAAGACGTATGGATTCAACCCAAGGTCGATGGTGTTGCGGTGACGCTGGTCTATCGCCAGGGCCGGTTGAGCCGGCTTATCAGCCGGGGTGACGGACGCTTCGGCCAGGATTGGTCGACTGCCGCACGCCGGATCCCCGGGATTGTCCAGCAACTGCCGGAGCCCATCGACCTGGTGCTGCAAGGCGAACTCTATTGGCGCCTCGACGCTCATGTGCAGGCGAAACAGGGCGGGCTGAATGCTCGCAGCAAGATGGCCGGGTTGATGAACCGCCTTCAGTTGAGCGACACCGATGCCGCGGGGATCGGGCTCTTTGTCTGGGCCTGGCCTGACGGCCCGACCGACTTCAACGAGCGCCTGACCACCCTCTCACGCTGGGGCTTCACCGATAGCCATCGCTACAGCCAGCGCATCCAAAACATCGCTGAAGCCTCACACTGGCGCAGTTACTGGTACAACCATCCCCTACCGTTTGCCAGCGATGGCGTGGTATTGCACCAGGCTGTGCATGCGCCCGGCAAACGCTGGCAAGCCAGCGCTCCCTACTGGGCGGTCGCCTGGAAATACCCGGCCGCCAAGGCACTCGCGCTGGTGCGTAACGTGCGGTTCAACATCGGCCGCACCGGGCGTATTACGCCCATTCTTGAGCTGGAGCCGGTACGGCTGGATGACCGGCATATCCACCGCGTGAGCGTCGGCTCCCTGAAACGCTGGCAAGTGCTGGATATTCGCCCCGGCGATCAGGTGTCCATCAGCCTTGCCGGCCATGTTATCCCCCGCTTGGAGCACGTGATCCTGCGCAACGAGAACAGGGTGGAAGTACGAGTGCCCGATGCGCGTAATTTTCACGCCTTGAGCTGTTGGCAACTGGACCCTGGTTGCGAGGAGCAATTGCTGGCCCGCCTGACCTGGCTGAGCGGCAACCAAGGCCTGGCCATGCCGCATATTGGCCGCGAAACCTGGAACATATTGATCCAGGCCGGTCTAATCGCCGGCATTCTCGATTGGTTGACCCTGGATGCGGCAGAGCTTGCTAACATTGACGGCTTCGGCGAACGCAGCCGCGCGCGGGTGCTCGATAGCATTCAAAACGCTCGGCAACGTCCCTTTGCACAATGGCTCAAAGCCTTGGGTGTACCGCCCTCGGCACGTAACGACCTGGACGGCGGCTGGCAGACCCTGGCCGCCAGAGACACCCAGGCCTGGCTGGCCACCGATGGCATCGGCCCGGGCCGCGCAGCGCAATTGAGCGCCTTTTTTCGCGACCCGCAAGTACAGGCGTTGGCTCAGACACTCCGCGAGGCGGGGATAGACGGGTTCTAA
- a CDS encoding DUF1090 domain-containing protein → MKFLAPFALLTVASFMATPLLAAEEVPELTGCAAKRQAISAQIEQAKAHGNSEQQAGLEKALSEVTANCTDASLRKERENKVLDAKHEVSRRQADLDKAMKKGDADKINKRKDKLAQSRKELQDAVEELDQ, encoded by the coding sequence ATGAAATTTCTTGCCCCTTTTGCCTTGTTAACGGTTGCAAGCTTCATGGCGACACCCCTGCTGGCCGCTGAAGAGGTGCCGGAACTCACCGGCTGCGCCGCCAAGCGCCAAGCCATCAGCGCTCAGATCGAACAAGCCAAGGCCCACGGCAACAGCGAACAACAGGCTGGCCTGGAAAAAGCCCTGAGCGAAGTCACCGCCAACTGCACCGACGCATCCCTGAGGAAAGAACGCGAAAACAAGGTGCTCGACGCCAAGCACGAAGTCAGCCGCCGTCAGGCCGACCTCGACAAGGCGATGAAAAAGGGTGACGCAGACAAGATCAACAAGCGTAAGGACAAGTTGGCGCAGTCACGCAAAGAGCTGCAGGACGCTGTTGAAGAACTCGACCAGTAA
- a CDS encoding cytochrome c produces MTFKRLTAVLLACLTLSACGGVDPNSPLGQRKAIFKQMLKTGEDLGGMLRGRIPFDGAKFAEGAVKLDALSHEPWKHFPSVREEDHTSAKDSVWQKQARFQALARNLETATGELVIASQVQPYKASNLGPAVQKVEDACTACHKQFRDH; encoded by the coding sequence ATGACTTTTAAAAGACTGACCGCTGTATTGCTGGCCTGCCTGACGTTATCCGCTTGTGGCGGTGTTGATCCGAATTCACCCCTGGGTCAGCGCAAGGCAATCTTCAAGCAAATGCTCAAGACCGGCGAAGACCTGGGCGGCATGTTGCGTGGGCGCATCCCTTTCGATGGCGCGAAGTTCGCCGAAGGCGCGGTCAAGCTTGACGCGTTGTCCCACGAACCGTGGAAGCATTTCCCGAGCGTGCGCGAAGAAGATCACACCAGCGCCAAGGACAGCGTGTGGCAAAAGCAGGCACGGTTCCAGGCGTTGGCCCGAAACCTTGAAACGGCCACCGGTGAACTGGTGATCGCCAGCCAGGTGCAGCCTTACAAAGCCAGCAACCTGGGGCCTGCGGTGCAGAAAGTCGAAGATGCCTGCACGGCTTGCCATAAACAGTTTCGGGATCACTGA